One Ricinus communis isolate WT05 ecotype wild-type chromosome 2, ASM1957865v1, whole genome shotgun sequence DNA segment encodes these proteins:
- the LOC8275789 gene encoding jacalin-related lectin 3 isoform X2 has product MSLAFGDGEKKPIAVGPWGGQNGCRWDDGVYSTVRQLVIVHGSGIDSIQIEYDKKGTSIWSEKHGGNGGNRSDKVKLDYPDEYLASVSGHYGSLNQWGPVFVRSLTFQSNKRTYGPFGVEQGTYFSFPMTGGRIVGFHGKGGYFVDAIGIYLKPVPQQKSSKALVQAKSFVNNGTENIGYSVIQGTAGNSYDIVVAVRQKEENGSLLKTKPLLKQISSESSDDEANDKTLRNESLPSKPESVITHGPWGGTGGYTFDDGTNTGIRQIYLSRSIGIVSIRVQYDRNGQAVWGSKHGGTGGFKTEKITFDYPYEILTHISGTYGPLMFMGPNIIKSLTFYTNKGKHGPFGDEQGPSFSTKPNGGKIVGFHGKEGLFLDAIGVNLMEGKVKPARHYLTDAIIQAEADVTEIDNSPWSNKLVLARRGPTDEVACSVVKEPAPCGPGPWGGDGGRPWDDGVFSGIKQIFVTRAEAICSIQIEYDRNGQSVWSVRHGGSGGTATNRVKLEYPHEVLTRISGYYGPASRDERPTVVKSLTFYTSRGQYGPFGEEIGTFFTSTTTEGKVVGFHGRCGAYLDAIGVHMQHWLGNNRTSRSSLFKIFS; this is encoded by the exons ATG AGCTTAGCCTTTGGGGATGGCGAGAAGAAACCCATTGCTGTGGGACCTTGGGGCGGTCAGAATGGCTGTAGATGGGACGACGGAGTATACTCCACTGTTAGGCAATTGGTAATAGTTCATGGTTCTGGTATCGACTCCATCCAGATCGAATATGATAAGAAAGGGACCTCAATATGGTCAGAGAAGCATGGTGGAAATGGAGGTAACCGATCAGACAAG GTGAAGCTTGATTACCCAGATGAGTATCTTGCTTCAGTAAGTGGTCACTATGGTAGCTTAAATCAATGGGGGCCGGTATTTGTTCGTTCTCTTACTTTCCAAAGCAATAAAAGAACGTATGGACCATTTGGTGTTGAACAAGgaacatatttttctttccctaTGACGGGAGGCAGGATCGTTGGGTTTCATGGCAAGGGCGGCTATTTTGTTGATGCAATTGGTATATATTTGAAGCCTGTCCCGCAACAGAAGAGTTCCAAGGCTCTGGTCCAAGCAAAGAGTTTTGTCAATAATGGGACTGAAAACATTGGCTACTCTGTGATACAAGGGACTGCAGGCAATAGTTATGATATAGTTGTTGCTGTGAGGCAGAAGGAGGAAAATGGAAGCCTTCTAAAGACCAAACCACTGCTGAAACAAATATCTTCCGAATCCAGCGATGATGAAGCCAATGACAAG ACGCTCAGAAATGAGAGCCTGCCTTCAAAACCTGAAAGCGTGATAACTCATGGACCCTGGGGTGGTACTGGTGGTTATACTTTTGATGATGGGACCAACACAGGAATCAGGCAAATTTATCTGTCACGCAGTATTGGAATTGTATCCATACGAGTTCAATATGATCGCAATGGGCAAGCTGTCTGGGGAAGCAAACATGGAGGAACTGGAGGATTTAAAACTGAGAAG ATAACGTTTGATTATCCGTATGAAATACTCACACATATATCAGGGACCTATGGTCCCTTAATGTTCATGGGACCTAATATTATCAAGTCACTTACATTCTACACCAACAAGGGGAAGCATGGGCCATTTGGAGATGAACAAGGCCCCTCTTTCTCAACCAAACCGAACGGAGGAAAGATTGTTGGTTTCCATGGAAAGGAGGGTTTGTTCCTAGACGCTATTGGTGTTAACTTGATGGAAGGAAAAGTGAAGCCTGCTAGGCACTATCTTACTGATGCAATCATCCAAGCAGAAGCAGATGTTACCGAGATTGATAATTCTCCGTGGTCCAATAAGCTAGTATTAGCCAGACGAGGACCGACCGATGAG GTTGCTTGTTCGGTGGTGAAGGAGCCAGCTCCATGCGGTCCGGGTCCTTGGGGTGGCGATGGAGGAAGGCCATGGGATGATGGCGTATTTTCTGGGATCAAGCAGATATTTGTTACTAGAGCTGAAGCTATTTGCTCAATCCAGATCGAGTATGATCGAAATGGACAATCTGTTTGGTCCGTAAGACATGGAGGCAGCGGAGGAACTGCTACAAACAGG GTGAAATTGGAGTACCCACATGAGGTACTGACACGTATATCAGGATACTATGGTCCAGCTAGTAGAGATGAGAGGCCAACAGTTGTGAAGTCACTCACATTTTACACCAGTAGAGGACAGTATGGTCCATTTGGTGAAGAAATTGGTACGTTTTTCACTTCAACTACCACAGAGGGAAAGGTAGTTGGTTTCCATGGAAGGTGTGGAGCTTACTTGGATGCCATTGGTGTCCACATGCAGCACTGGCTTGGAAATAACAGAACCTCAAGATCATCTCTTTTCAAAATATTCAGTTGA
- the LOC8275789 gene encoding jacalin-related lectin 3 isoform X1: MLPQSLAFGDGEKKPIAVGPWGGQNGCRWDDGVYSTVRQLVIVHGSGIDSIQIEYDKKGTSIWSEKHGGNGGNRSDKVKLDYPDEYLASVSGHYGSLNQWGPVFVRSLTFQSNKRTYGPFGVEQGTYFSFPMTGGRIVGFHGKGGYFVDAIGIYLKPVPQQKSSKALVQAKSFVNNGTENIGYSVIQGTAGNSYDIVVAVRQKEENGSLLKTKPLLKQISSESSDDEANDKTLRNESLPSKPESVITHGPWGGTGGYTFDDGTNTGIRQIYLSRSIGIVSIRVQYDRNGQAVWGSKHGGTGGFKTEKITFDYPYEILTHISGTYGPLMFMGPNIIKSLTFYTNKGKHGPFGDEQGPSFSTKPNGGKIVGFHGKEGLFLDAIGVNLMEGKVKPARHYLTDAIIQAEADVTEIDNSPWSNKLVLARRGPTDEVACSVVKEPAPCGPGPWGGDGGRPWDDGVFSGIKQIFVTRAEAICSIQIEYDRNGQSVWSVRHGGSGGTATNRVKLEYPHEVLTRISGYYGPASRDERPTVVKSLTFYTSRGQYGPFGEEIGTFFTSTTTEGKVVGFHGRCGAYLDAIGVHMQHWLGNNRTSRSSLFKIFS, encoded by the exons ATGTTACCGCAGAGCTTAGCCTTTGGGGATGGCGAGAAGAAACCCATTGCTGTGGGACCTTGGGGCGGTCAGAATGGCTGTAGATGGGACGACGGAGTATACTCCACTGTTAGGCAATTGGTAATAGTTCATGGTTCTGGTATCGACTCCATCCAGATCGAATATGATAAGAAAGGGACCTCAATATGGTCAGAGAAGCATGGTGGAAATGGAGGTAACCGATCAGACAAG GTGAAGCTTGATTACCCAGATGAGTATCTTGCTTCAGTAAGTGGTCACTATGGTAGCTTAAATCAATGGGGGCCGGTATTTGTTCGTTCTCTTACTTTCCAAAGCAATAAAAGAACGTATGGACCATTTGGTGTTGAACAAGgaacatatttttctttccctaTGACGGGAGGCAGGATCGTTGGGTTTCATGGCAAGGGCGGCTATTTTGTTGATGCAATTGGTATATATTTGAAGCCTGTCCCGCAACAGAAGAGTTCCAAGGCTCTGGTCCAAGCAAAGAGTTTTGTCAATAATGGGACTGAAAACATTGGCTACTCTGTGATACAAGGGACTGCAGGCAATAGTTATGATATAGTTGTTGCTGTGAGGCAGAAGGAGGAAAATGGAAGCCTTCTAAAGACCAAACCACTGCTGAAACAAATATCTTCCGAATCCAGCGATGATGAAGCCAATGACAAG ACGCTCAGAAATGAGAGCCTGCCTTCAAAACCTGAAAGCGTGATAACTCATGGACCCTGGGGTGGTACTGGTGGTTATACTTTTGATGATGGGACCAACACAGGAATCAGGCAAATTTATCTGTCACGCAGTATTGGAATTGTATCCATACGAGTTCAATATGATCGCAATGGGCAAGCTGTCTGGGGAAGCAAACATGGAGGAACTGGAGGATTTAAAACTGAGAAG ATAACGTTTGATTATCCGTATGAAATACTCACACATATATCAGGGACCTATGGTCCCTTAATGTTCATGGGACCTAATATTATCAAGTCACTTACATTCTACACCAACAAGGGGAAGCATGGGCCATTTGGAGATGAACAAGGCCCCTCTTTCTCAACCAAACCGAACGGAGGAAAGATTGTTGGTTTCCATGGAAAGGAGGGTTTGTTCCTAGACGCTATTGGTGTTAACTTGATGGAAGGAAAAGTGAAGCCTGCTAGGCACTATCTTACTGATGCAATCATCCAAGCAGAAGCAGATGTTACCGAGATTGATAATTCTCCGTGGTCCAATAAGCTAGTATTAGCCAGACGAGGACCGACCGATGAG GTTGCTTGTTCGGTGGTGAAGGAGCCAGCTCCATGCGGTCCGGGTCCTTGGGGTGGCGATGGAGGAAGGCCATGGGATGATGGCGTATTTTCTGGGATCAAGCAGATATTTGTTACTAGAGCTGAAGCTATTTGCTCAATCCAGATCGAGTATGATCGAAATGGACAATCTGTTTGGTCCGTAAGACATGGAGGCAGCGGAGGAACTGCTACAAACAGG GTGAAATTGGAGTACCCACATGAGGTACTGACACGTATATCAGGATACTATGGTCCAGCTAGTAGAGATGAGAGGCCAACAGTTGTGAAGTCACTCACATTTTACACCAGTAGAGGACAGTATGGTCCATTTGGTGAAGAAATTGGTACGTTTTTCACTTCAACTACCACAGAGGGAAAGGTAGTTGGTTTCCATGGAAGGTGTGGAGCTTACTTGGATGCCATTGGTGTCCACATGCAGCACTGGCTTGGAAATAACAGAACCTCAAGATCATCTCTTTTCAAAATATTCAGTTGA